The following are encoded in a window of Paramormyrops kingsleyae isolate MSU_618 chromosome 12, PKINGS_0.4, whole genome shotgun sequence genomic DNA:
- the LOC140593632 gene encoding unconventional myosin-IXb-like isoform X2 has translation MGLSASSCRFATKCRFFRKLLKKRPRKDVQLSDQGKKPMEKESIHRLLEHIELHGLQTEGIYRKPGSVKGMRELRQQLEKEPPEKSEQLGRISQVLDMLPPASIDMLERLFFHLVRVASEEGHNRMSTHSLAIVFAPSILRPPNTTNPLDIMKDMSKITMCLELILNEQKRRYEELNEGEENEIMANCISLTPCRLYRAQGQNDLDTIPH, from the exons ATGGGTTTGTCAGCATCCTCTTGTCGTTTTGCAACCAAGTGCCGTTTTTTTAGGAAGCTTCTGAAGAAGCGTCCTCGTAAAGATGTCCAGTTGTCAGACCAGGGGAAAAAG CCCATGGAGAAGGAGAGCATTCACCGGCTACTAGAGCACATAGAGCTGCATGGCCTCCAAACTGAGGGCATTTACCGCAAGCCTGGTAGCGTCAAGGGCATGAGGGAGCTGCGCCAGCAGCTGGAGAAAG agccaccagaaaagtcaGAACAACTGGGGAGAATCTCCCAGGTGCTGGACATGCTCCCTCCAGCCAGCatcgacatgctggagagactctTCTTCCACTTAGTCAG ggtggccagtgaggaaggccaTAATCGCATGTCCACCCATTCGCTGGCCATAGTCtttgccccctccatccttcGCCCTCCTAACACCACAAACCCGCTTGACATTATGAAGGACATGAGCAAAATCACGAT GTGTCTGGAGCTCATTTTAAACGAGCAGAAGAGACGCTATGAGGAGCTGAATGAGGGGGAGGAAAATGAAATTATGGCAAACTGTATTTCCCTGACGCCCTGCCGGTTATACCGTGCACAGGGACAGAATGACCTGGACACTATCCCACATTAA
- the LOC140593632 gene encoding unconventional myosin-IXb-like isoform X1, producing MGLSASSCRFATKCRFFRKLLKKRPRKDVQLSDQGKKPMEKESIHRLLEHIELHGLQTEGIYRKPGSVKGMRELRQQLEKDPMAVCLEDYPIHCVTGLVSEWLRNLPEPLTTFSQYSGFLHAMEPPEKSEQLGRISQVLDMLPPASIDMLERLFFHLVRVASEEGHNRMSTHSLAIVFAPSILRPPNTTNPLDIMKDMSKITMCLELILNEQKRRYEELNEGEENEIMANCISLTPCRLYRAQGQNDLDTIPH from the exons ATGGGTTTGTCAGCATCCTCTTGTCGTTTTGCAACCAAGTGCCGTTTTTTTAGGAAGCTTCTGAAGAAGCGTCCTCGTAAAGATGTCCAGTTGTCAGACCAGGGGAAAAAG CCCATGGAGAAGGAGAGCATTCACCGGCTACTAGAGCACATAGAGCTGCATGGCCTCCAAACTGAGGGCATTTACCGCAAGCCTGGTAGCGTCAAGGGCATGAGGGAGCTGCGCCAGCAGCTGGAGAAAG ACCCAATGGCGGTATGTCTGGAGGACTACCCCATCCATTGTGTCACTGGCCTGGTCAGTGAATGGCTCCGGAACCTGCCTGAACCATTGACAACCTTCAGCCAGTACAGTGGCTTCCTGCATGCCATGG agccaccagaaaagtcaGAACAACTGGGGAGAATCTCCCAGGTGCTGGACATGCTCCCTCCAGCCAGCatcgacatgctggagagactctTCTTCCACTTAGTCAG ggtggccagtgaggaaggccaTAATCGCATGTCCACCCATTCGCTGGCCATAGTCtttgccccctccatccttcGCCCTCCTAACACCACAAACCCGCTTGACATTATGAAGGACATGAGCAAAATCACGAT GTGTCTGGAGCTCATTTTAAACGAGCAGAAGAGACGCTATGAGGAGCTGAATGAGGGGGAGGAAAATGAAATTATGGCAAACTGTATTTCCCTGACGCCCTGCCGGTTATACCGTGCACAGGGACAGAATGACCTGGACACTATCCCACATTAA